A section of the Ranitomeya imitator isolate aRanImi1 chromosome 7, aRanImi1.pri, whole genome shotgun sequence genome encodes:
- the LOC138646196 gene encoding olfactory receptor 1M1-like — MENYTYQYFVLTFSTNDENKPFLSFFFVLIYLIGVLANSATITVVYFDRHLHTPMYLFLCNLSIVDLCYTTSTVPKLVHMFLSGVYTLSFTQCFVQMYFFSHAVTTEDLLLFIMAYDRYVAICHPLYYHRMLSKKNCIFFMVIVWTTGFLNSFSVTLTTSNISCYSNTVTQFFCEFKAFAKIACPNVGFQLFTYMEAVIFGFGPFLCSVLSYIKVIIVILHIKSSDGRRKAFSTCSSHLIVLSMFYGTWMSVYIMPPLKDPRVFELTLSILYSTITPMLNPLIFSVRNKDIKMALTKMVKHNIRGSQSLRLHS, encoded by the coding sequence ATGGAAAATTACACATATCAATACTTTGTGTTAACATTTTCTACAAATGATGAGAATAAGCcatttttatcttttttctttGTCCTTATCTACCTGATCGGAGTACTTGCTAATTCAGCCACCATCACCGTTGTATATTTTGATCGGCACTTACACACCCCCATGTATCTATTCCTGTGCAATTTATCCATTGTTGACCTCTGCTACACAACGTCCACTGTTCCTAAGTTGGTTCACATGTTCCTCAGTGGTGTCTACACCTTGTCCTTCACCCAGTGCTTTGTCCAGATGTATTTCTTCAGCCACGCTGTCACTACGGAGGACCTTTTGCTCTTCATTATGGCTTACGATCGATATGTCGCCATTTGTCACCCTCTATATTATCATCGAATGTTGAGTAAGAAGAACTGTATCTTTTTCATGGTCATTGTATGGACCACTGGATTTCTTAACTCATTTTCCGTAACATTGACGACATCTAATATCTCGTGTTATTCTAATACAGTTACACAATTTTTTTGCGAATTCAAAGCCTTTGCCAAAATCGCCTGCCCCAATGTTGGATTCCAGCTGTTCACCTACATGGAAGCTGTAATTTTTGGCTTTGGTCCCTTTTTGTGTAGTGTATTATCTTATATTAAGGTGATCATTGTGATCTTACATATTAAATCTAGTGATGGGAGACGAAAGGCTTTCTCCACCTGCTCGTCCCACCTCATAGTCCTCAGCATGTTCTATGGCACATGGATGTCCGTGTATATAATGCCACCATTAAAAGATCCTCGAGTCTTTGAATTAACTCTCTCTATTCTGTATTCAACAATTACTCCCATGTTAAACCCTCTGATATTCAGTGTACGGAATAAAGATATAAAGATGGCTCTAACTAAAATGGTGAAGCACAACATCAGAGGGAGTCAATCTTTAAGACtacattcttaa
- the LOC138646197 gene encoding olfactory receptor 1G1-like — translation MPPVTPLYHHRPSDLHSEISFILLFDHKMDLKNQIFGDNFFIFPLFLHSEENFLITTGFVLIYVFGLVWNGAIVMVFIVYSQLHIPMYLFLCNLSLVDMSYTTVTVPKLLDILLSGDNVMSFLQCLSQMFFFALMISAEVAMLTIMAYDRYIAICIPLHYQYIMSRRKCIWILVLAWGSAALNSIFLTCFAITTTWCHSKDIQHFYCDVKALAKISCPGLAFHVVIFLDTLLLGFLPFTISLMSYIKILKVILSIVSTEGRRKAFSTCSSHLTVLLFFYGTGVCVYIRPPTQNKEEPEQVFSVLYTIVTPALNPLIYSLRNKEVKEALINLLRMKSK, via the exons atgcctcctgtgaccccgctgtaccaccaccggccctcag ATTTACATTCTGAAATATCTTTTATCTTACTGTTCGACCACAAAATGGATCTGAAGAACCAAATATTTGGTGACAATTTCTTCATTTTTCCTTTATTCCTCCACTCTGAGGAGAATTTCCTAATTACCACCGGTTTTGTCTTAATTTATGTCTTCGGCCTGGTGTGGAATGGAGCAATCGTCATGGTCTTTATTGTATACTCCCAGCTACACATCCCCATGTACCTATTCCTCTGCAATCTATCGTTGGTGGATATGTCCTACACAACAGTCACGGTCCCTAAGCTGCTAGACATCTTACTTTCCGGAGACAACGTGATGTCCTTCCTGCAGTGCTTGTCCCAGATGTTCTTCTTCGCCCTTATGATAAGCGCTGAGGTAGCTATGTTGACCATCATGGCCTACGATCGATACATTGCTATATGTATCCCACTACATTACCAATATATCATGAGTAGAAGGAAATGTATTTGGATCCTGGTATTGGCCTGGGGATCTGCTGCTCTAAATTCAATCTTCTTAACCTGTTTTGCCATAACCACAACCTGGTGTCACTCCAAGGACATCCAACATTTTTACTGTGACGTCAAAGCTTTGGCCAAGATCTCCTGCCCCGGCTTGGCATTCCATGTAGTCATCTTTCTGGATACACTTTTACTTGGATTCCTACCATTCACTATAAGCTTAATGTCCTACATCAAGATTCTCAAGGTCATTTTAAGTATTGTTTCCACTGAGGGCAGGAGAAAGGCCTTCTCCACCTGCTCATCTCACCTGACTGTTCTTCTCTTCTTTTACGGGACGGGAGTCTGTGTCTACATTAGACCACCAACCCAAAACAAGGAGGAACCAGAACAGGTCTTCTCTGTactatacaccatagtaacgcccgCCTTAAACCCTCTGATCTACAGTTTACGTAATAAAGAAGTAAAAGAAGCTTTAATAAACCTTCTGAGAATgaagtcaaaataa
- the LOC138646195 gene encoding olfactory receptor 1M1-like, translated as MENYTYQYFVLTFTTDDENKPFLSFFFVLIYLIGVLANSATITVVYYDRHLHTPMYLFLCNLSIVDLCYTTSTVPKLVHMFLSGVYTLSFTQCFVQMYFFSHVVTTEDLLLFIMAYDRYVAICHPLYYHRMLSKKNCIFFMVIVWTTGFLNSFSGTLTTSNIPLCYSNTVTQFFCEFKAFAKITCPNAGFQLYTIMEAVIFGFGPFLCSVLSYVKVIIVILHIKSTDGRRKAFSTCSSHLIVLSMFYGTWMSVYIMPPLKDPEVFELTLSILYSTITPMLNPLIFSVRNKDIKMALIKMVKHNIRGSQSLRLHS; from the coding sequence ATGGAAAATTACACATATCAATACTTTGTTCTAACCTTTACGACAGATGATGAGAATAAGCcatttttatcttttttctttGTCCTTATCTACCTGATCGGAGTACTTGCTAATTCAGCCACCATCACCGTAGTATATTATGATCGACACTTACACACCCCCATGTATCTATTCCTGTGCAATTTATCCATTGTTGACCTCTGCTACACAACGTCCACTGTTCCTAAGTTGGTTCACATGTTCCTCAGTGGTGTCTACACCTTGTCTTTCACCCAGTGCTTTGTCCAGATGTATTTCTTCAGCCACGTTGTCACTACGGAGGACCTTTTGCTCTTCATTATGGCTTATGATCGATATGTCGCCATTTGTCACCCTCTATATTATCATCGAATGTTGAGTAAGAAGAACTGCATCTTTTTCATGGTCATTGTATGGACCACTGGATTTCTTAACTCATTTTCCGGAACATTGACGACATCTAATATCCCGTTGTGTTATTCTAATACAGTTACACAATTTTTTTGCGAATTCAAAGCCTTTGCCAAAATCACCTGCCCCAATGCTGGATTCCAGCTGTACACCATCATGGAAGCTGTAATTTTTGGCTTTGGCCCCTTTTTGTGTAGTGTATTATCTTATGTTAAGGTGATCATTGTGATCTTACATATTAAATCTACTGATGGGAGACGAAAGGCTTTCTCCACCTGCTCGTCCCACCTCATAGTCCTCAGCATGTTCTATGGCACATGGATGTCCGTGTATATAATGCCACCATTAAAAGATCCTGAGGTCTTTGAGTTAACTTTATCTATTCTGTATTCAACCATCACTCCCATGTTAAACCCTCTGATATTCAGTGTACGGAATAAGGATATAAAGATGGCGTTAATTAAAATGGTGAAGCACAACATCAGAGGGAGTCAATCTTTAAGACTACATTCTTAA